In the Streptomyces sp. BHT-5-2 genome, one interval contains:
- the mycP gene encoding type VII secretion-associated serine protease mycosin gives MAIRMRRNRFQPAALICLSAAFCLGVLAPTANAVDMRSRQWHLDAMKAERMWQVSTGEGVTVAVIDSGVDSSVPELRGQLLPGKDFSGKGQGANHDVEGHGTSMAMIIAGRRNGDGPWGLAPGSKVLPLKYVGTYGLVNMAKAIRYAADQGAKVINISRGRPAVKEAQVELQPAIDYANKKGSLIFAGTGNDGDNDNAPAYPASLPGVVGIGAVDKDLKVAEFSTYGPQVALAAPGVGIPTRCTTALRYCAEDGTSDATAIASASAALIWSAHPTWTNNQVLRVMMETAGKPEDGKVPSQYLGYGIVRPRKVLLDKEGDPGPADVNPLLAARSTASPSKAPRPGSNDDSPGKAQNQSSHTENSDSNVWPFTVAAGVVAGAAIVGGLVIARRRRAQRKS, from the coding sequence GTGGCAATTCGCATGCGGCGGAACAGGTTCCAGCCGGCTGCACTCATCTGCCTCTCGGCGGCCTTCTGCCTGGGCGTTCTGGCACCGACTGCTAATGCGGTGGACATGAGATCGCGTCAGTGGCATCTGGACGCGATGAAGGCCGAGCGGATGTGGCAGGTCAGCACGGGAGAGGGCGTCACGGTTGCTGTGATCGACAGCGGTGTCGACAGTTCCGTACCCGAGCTGCGCGGCCAATTGCTCCCCGGCAAAGACTTCTCGGGCAAAGGGCAGGGTGCAAACCACGACGTTGAAGGACATGGCACGAGCATGGCGATGATCATCGCCGGCAGGCGGAACGGAGATGGCCCCTGGGGATTGGCGCCGGGATCGAAGGTCCTTCCCCTCAAATATGTAGGGACGTATGGGCTCGTCAACATGGCGAAAGCCATCCGCTATGCGGCGGACCAGGGGGCGAAGGTCATCAACATCTCCCGTGGCAGACCTGCCGTCAAGGAAGCGCAGGTCGAGCTGCAACCAGCGATTGACTATGCGAACAAGAAGGGAAGCCTGATTTTCGCGGGCACGGGTAATGACGGGGACAACGACAATGCACCTGCCTACCCAGCAAGCCTCCCTGGGGTTGTCGGAATCGGGGCCGTGGACAAGGACCTGAAAGTAGCCGAATTCTCGACCTATGGGCCACAGGTAGCGCTAGCGGCTCCCGGGGTTGGCATTCCCACGCGCTGTACCACGGCACTCCGGTACTGCGCCGAGGATGGAACCAGTGATGCCACTGCCATCGCTTCGGCCTCGGCGGCATTGATCTGGTCCGCGCATCCCACATGGACCAACAACCAGGTCCTGCGCGTCATGATGGAGACCGCCGGCAAGCCGGAGGATGGCAAGGTACCGAGCCAGTACCTCGGCTACGGGATCGTCCGTCCGCGCAAGGTACTACTCGACAAAGAGGGCGATCCCGGACCTGCCGATGTCAACCCGCTGCTGGCAGCGCGTAGTACTGCCTCTCCGTCGAAGGCACCGCGGCCAGGGTCAAACGATGACAGTCCCGGCAAGGCACAAAATCAATCCAGTCATACAGAGAACAGTGACTCCAACGTGTGGCCGTTCACCGTCGCTGCTGGGGTGGTAGCCGGGGCGGCGATCGTCGGTGGGCTGGTGATCGCTCGGCGTCGTAGAGCCCAGCGCAAAAGTTAA
- a CDS encoding 2'-5' RNA ligase family protein codes for MANHWWWRPGWQQGSRFLTFHFTFRDAPDVHRLAADYRHALANVDGLDLVPDSWLHLTTQGLGFASQVRKTDVQAILDAAEESLSSIPAFDLTLNRPEITPEAIRWEAAPSAPPTEVRSALREAIGTVWSDVPEDDGFAPHVSIAYSNDTGSAAPIQAALDAVDSRPATAHVSSVELILLNRDQHMYQWEHYARLPLA; via the coding sequence ATGGCCAACCACTGGTGGTGGCGGCCCGGCTGGCAGCAAGGAAGCAGATTTCTCACTTTCCACTTCACTTTCCGCGACGCCCCTGACGTCCACCGGCTCGCCGCCGACTACCGGCACGCGCTGGCCAATGTCGACGGCCTGGACCTGGTACCGGATTCCTGGTTGCACCTGACCACCCAGGGTCTCGGTTTCGCCAGCCAGGTTCGCAAGACCGATGTCCAGGCGATCCTCGACGCGGCTGAAGAAAGCCTGTCGAGCATCCCCGCCTTCGACTTGACCCTGAACCGCCCCGAGATCACCCCCGAGGCCATCCGGTGGGAAGCAGCACCCAGCGCCCCACCGACAGAAGTACGTTCCGCACTGCGCGAGGCAATCGGCACTGTCTGGTCCGACGTCCCTGAGGACGATGGCTTTGCTCCGCACGTCTCCATTGCCTATAGCAATGACACCGGATCGGCCGCCCCCATCCAGGCCGCCCTCGATGCCGTCGACAGCAGGCCGGCCACTGCCCATGTCAGCAGCGTCGAACTGATCTTGCTCAACCGCGATCAGCACATGTACCAGTGGGAGCACTACGCCCGACTGCCCCTTGCCTGA
- the eccB gene encoding type VII secretion protein EccB, whose amino-acid sequence MASRRDELNGYTFAKKRLVAAFLQPSPDHTDEGAPSPLRAVLPGLVVAALVLAGFGAWGMFRPKAPKGWDTPGAHVILGSKSATLYVVLETGGKRQLHPVLNMASARLLVKPDRSDVLKVDESELDNGKLQHGPTLGIPYAPDRLPDAGDAARSKRWAVCEQPGNNGRSVQKATFLFADRDADKVEGPGRLHGGQALYVQETKGSGESGESGGARYLVDPKGTKYLIDGGSDTELLLRALVGSRQPQQVTKDWLATFHDGTPIAFPTLPGTVTQPANVKGLGARENRIGTVLRATTGDGTQHYVVLQGKVVPVSDFVAKLLLFSRQTAPLEQHNRPTEVDAQSFTPQAQQLFAEKQWPQEMTEQVNTATAQGGRGTVCSVLRGVSKTGGTELSTWAGKDFPQQIANGGTSAYVTPGTGLFYKQIQPGDVVSGAHFLVTDTGLRYGVQTNNDSSAKHSGIGTTGPAKEQQSGQGSQETNRAQILLGYKGIKPVLVPTNWSQFLPMGPRLDANAARQPQGS is encoded by the coding sequence ATGGCATCACGGCGGGACGAGCTCAACGGCTACACCTTCGCCAAGAAACGGCTGGTGGCCGCCTTCCTGCAGCCCTCCCCCGACCATACGGACGAGGGCGCCCCGAGCCCGCTGCGCGCGGTGCTGCCCGGCCTGGTCGTCGCCGCCCTGGTCCTGGCCGGATTCGGCGCCTGGGGCATGTTCCGCCCCAAGGCCCCCAAGGGCTGGGACACCCCCGGCGCGCACGTCATCCTGGGCAGCAAATCTGCCACCTTGTACGTGGTCCTGGAGACGGGCGGCAAGCGGCAGCTGCATCCCGTCCTGAACATGGCCTCCGCCCGACTGCTCGTCAAACCCGACCGTTCTGACGTCCTCAAGGTCGACGAGAGCGAGCTGGACAACGGAAAGCTCCAGCACGGCCCGACCCTGGGCATCCCCTACGCCCCCGACCGCCTCCCGGATGCCGGCGACGCGGCGAGGAGCAAGCGCTGGGCGGTCTGCGAACAACCGGGCAACAACGGCAGGTCCGTACAGAAGGCCACCTTCCTCTTCGCCGACCGCGACGCGGACAAGGTGGAGGGACCAGGCCGGCTACACGGAGGCCAGGCCCTCTACGTCCAAGAGACCAAGGGATCCGGCGAATCCGGAGAATCCGGCGGGGCTCGGTACCTGGTCGACCCGAAGGGCACCAAGTACCTCATCGACGGTGGCAGCGACACCGAACTGCTACTGCGTGCCCTGGTGGGAAGCCGGCAGCCCCAGCAGGTCACCAAGGACTGGCTCGCCACCTTCCACGACGGCACACCGATCGCCTTCCCCACCCTGCCTGGAACGGTCACCCAGCCCGCCAACGTCAAGGGACTCGGCGCACGCGAAAACCGCATCGGCACGGTGCTGCGCGCGACAACCGGCGACGGCACCCAGCACTACGTCGTCCTCCAGGGCAAGGTCGTCCCCGTCTCCGACTTCGTCGCCAAACTGCTCCTGTTCTCCCGTCAGACGGCCCCGCTGGAACAACACAACCGCCCCACCGAGGTGGACGCACAGTCCTTCACCCCACAGGCGCAGCAGCTGTTCGCCGAGAAACAGTGGCCGCAGGAGATGACCGAGCAGGTCAACACGGCCACGGCTCAAGGTGGCCGGGGCACGGTCTGCAGTGTGCTGCGTGGGGTGTCGAAGACTGGTGGTACGGAGCTGAGTACCTGGGCCGGAAAGGATTTCCCCCAGCAGATCGCCAACGGCGGTACCAGCGCGTACGTGACCCCGGGAACGGGCCTGTTCTACAAGCAGATCCAGCCGGGAGATGTCGTCTCCGGGGCGCATTTCCTCGTCACGGACACGGGCCTGCGTTACGGCGTCCAGACCAACAACGACAGCAGCGCCAAGCACTCCGGCATCGGCACCACAGGCCCGGCCAAGGAACAGCAATCCGGCCAAGGCTCCCAGGAGACCAACCGGGCGCAGATCCTCCTCGGCTACAAGGGCATCAAACCGGTGCTGGTACCGACGAACTGGTCGCAGTTCCTCCCGATGGGGCCCCGGCTGGACGCGAACGCCGCCCGCCAGCCCCAGGGCTCCTGA
- a CDS encoding WXG100 family type VII secretion target, with amino-acid sequence MAGNTALTYAEIEKLKSEIQSGSQSMSAQLRTLVNAIAAVETAWTGQGASAFRQAQNALNEDHAALRRMLDGINDAVARTSTTSDSNDAEVLSSFRGIDVNGGAAGGRLDPGAASGISNY; translated from the coding sequence ATGGCAGGGAACACCGCACTTACGTATGCGGAGATCGAGAAGCTCAAGAGCGAGATCCAGAGCGGTAGCCAGTCGATGTCGGCGCAGCTGCGTACTTTGGTGAACGCCATCGCGGCGGTCGAGACGGCGTGGACGGGCCAGGGTGCCAGTGCCTTCCGGCAGGCACAGAACGCACTCAATGAGGATCACGCCGCGCTGCGCCGGATGCTCGACGGCATTAACGACGCCGTTGCCCGTACCAGCACCACCAGCGACTCCAATGATGCCGAGGTGCTGTCCAGCTTCCGGGGCATCGACGTCAACGGTGGTGCAGCCGGCGGGCGCCTGGATCCCGGCGCTGCCAGCGGCATCAGCAACTACTAG
- a CDS encoding recombinase family protein produces MTATKPPLAFVYDRCASHSRRQLGMRLAGCQHYADRMGWPLAGHWYDLGDQALTMHRPQLAALLTAMHAAADHHEVLCLVHTLDRLATDATHRQLLQHRVVEAGGRTVTTFDEPHWSAQDTVLVRRRL; encoded by the coding sequence ATGACAGCTACGAAGCCCCCACTGGCCTTCGTCTACGACCGGTGTGCCAGTCACTCCCGCCGCCAGCTCGGCATGCGGTTGGCCGGCTGTCAGCACTACGCCGACCGCATGGGCTGGCCCCTTGCCGGCCACTGGTACGACCTCGGCGATCAGGCGTTGACCATGCACCGGCCGCAGCTGGCCGCGCTACTGACCGCCATGCATGCCGCGGCGGACCACCATGAGGTGCTGTGCCTGGTCCACACCCTGGACCGGCTCGCAACCGACGCCACACACCGTCAGCTGCTCCAACACCGCGTCGTCGAGGCCGGCGGTCGGACAGTCACCACGTTCGATGAACCCCACTGGTCCGCCCAGGACACGGTTCTGGTCAGGAGGAGGCTATGA
- a CDS encoding WXG100 family type VII secretion target, which yields MAGDQNLRVTYGALEQTAADIERAAKELQAELDKIWGAVRRVSESWEGEAHQAFQAAERQWNSRASHIQSTLQQVSTKIRAGSADYQATDRRAAGFFH from the coding sequence ATGGCCGGCGACCAGAACCTGCGGGTTACCTATGGCGCTCTGGAGCAGACCGCCGCGGACATCGAGCGGGCCGCAAAGGAACTGCAGGCTGAGCTGGACAAGATCTGGGGCGCGGTGAGGCGCGTCTCTGAGTCCTGGGAGGGTGAGGCCCACCAGGCATTCCAGGCCGCGGAGCGCCAGTGGAACTCCCGGGCGAGCCACATCCAGAGCACCTTGCAGCAGGTCTCCACCAAGATTCGTGCGGGCAGCGCGGATTACCAGGCGACAGACCGCCGGGCTGCTGGTTTCTTCCACTAG
- the mycP gene encoding type VII secretion-associated serine protease mycosin: MKQQIKERPWALQRIVFDQLWQDTKGRDAHGRPVRVAVIDTGVDNTNPQLAEAVDAKSGWDFLHNTKDAGSDVARDPKAPTDGTYDPVGHGTKVAGIIAARPRAGTGFVGLAPEATIIPLRQNDEKGSGNAATLAQAIRKAIAADADVINISQDTTKPLSPNSDLAAAIQEARHKNIVVVASAGNDGLDGQLKDTYPAAYDGVLAVASSDRNNERAPFSQSGAFIGVAAPGVDMVSTVPKGGQCVDNGTSFSAPYVAGVAALLKAKHPDWKEYQIVAQIEQTAERTVNGQDPFVGWGVVDPVRALTDDTHPIDHPTATNGLTKATPPDPTAWPDGESPQERTERYATYGLGAGGVAVAVIAGAAVVWRDARKRGARPRAPRVNK; this comes from the coding sequence ATGAAGCAACAGATCAAGGAACGCCCCTGGGCGCTGCAGCGCATCGTCTTCGACCAGCTGTGGCAGGACACCAAGGGCCGGGACGCGCACGGCCGCCCGGTACGCGTCGCCGTCATCGACACCGGCGTCGACAACACCAACCCACAGCTGGCCGAGGCCGTCGACGCCAAGAGCGGCTGGGATTTCCTGCACAACACCAAGGACGCCGGAAGCGACGTGGCGAGGGATCCGAAGGCGCCGACGGACGGCACGTACGACCCGGTGGGCCATGGCACCAAGGTCGCCGGCATCATCGCCGCCCGCCCACGTGCGGGCACCGGCTTCGTCGGGCTCGCCCCCGAAGCCACCATCATCCCCCTTCGCCAGAACGACGAGAAGGGCAGCGGCAACGCCGCCACCCTGGCCCAAGCCATCCGCAAGGCGATCGCCGCCGACGCGGACGTCATCAACATCTCCCAGGACACCACCAAGCCCCTCTCCCCCAACTCCGACTTGGCGGCTGCCATCCAGGAAGCCCGGCACAAGAACATCGTCGTCGTCGCCTCGGCAGGCAACGACGGCCTCGACGGCCAGCTCAAGGACACCTACCCGGCCGCGTACGACGGGGTGCTGGCCGTCGCCTCCTCCGACCGCAACAACGAACGCGCCCCCTTCTCTCAAAGCGGCGCCTTCATCGGCGTCGCCGCCCCCGGCGTGGACATGGTCTCCACCGTCCCCAAGGGCGGCCAGTGCGTGGACAACGGCACCAGCTTCTCCGCCCCCTACGTCGCCGGCGTCGCCGCCCTCCTGAAGGCCAAGCACCCGGACTGGAAGGAGTACCAGATCGTCGCCCAGATCGAGCAGACCGCCGAACGCACCGTCAACGGCCAAGACCCCTTCGTCGGCTGGGGCGTCGTAGACCCGGTACGCGCCCTCACCGACGACACCCACCCCATCGACCACCCCACCGCGACCAACGGCCTGACCAAGGCCACACCACCCGACCCCACCGCCTGGCCCGACGGCGAGAGCCCACAGGAGCGGACGGAGCGCTACGCGACGTACGGCCTGGGAGCGGGCGGCGTCGCGGTCGCGGTCATCGCGGGCGCCGCCGTCGTCTGGCGAGATGCCCGCAAACGGGGCGCACGCCCGCGGGCGCCCCGCGTCAATAAGTAG
- a CDS encoding alpha/beta hydrolase — MITWQQLRDFKAQEYKDAADGWGEVSSRASAAKDRVDNEMLAKLRDTQSGDTARAALRDLDQLSRNFQYIHTECGLIRTALNGFASELAGPQRKLKSALDEAQQLGFTVKPDGSVQYPAAVPFAPETGIATPDAPIRFLPGNAESGANPNKGRAEDIAERIAAAVRDAAEVDGRYRSALTKLKAARGLKVDDAVWADAGQDLKDVRKAAGGYLKEGDIPKGKSPADNKKWWESLTQEQRDEYTALYPASVGRLDGLPSTVRDEANRIVLAETHGTTQLQLKKWLETEPERYQPYISPYTGYQVKGAVVETEEWKKWNEKKGELEGRLKGMENVQSRFNTSEAGGRPPAYLLGFDNNNLGHAIISIGNPDTADNVVTFVPGTGAKLSSVEDNLSRAEALQAEAESIDSSHKTASILWQGYDAPQDIVGDAMDPKFADRAREPLSNFLTGIETAHDGKVNSTVLGHSYGTLVAGETMRDHPALPVDRAILVGSPGVGVDHAKDLNIPPERVWAATAKNDLINLAPPQEGELSILNPMAYKRFFDDHSILYGCDPTTDDFGGKTFKVADGKAPGSDGPMPAHSQYWEGESLTHMANIVTGGES, encoded by the coding sequence GTGATTACCTGGCAGCAGCTGCGGGACTTCAAGGCTCAGGAGTACAAGGACGCGGCCGACGGCTGGGGAGAGGTCAGCAGCCGCGCGAGCGCTGCCAAGGACAGGGTCGACAACGAGATGCTGGCGAAGCTCCGCGACACCCAGTCCGGCGACACGGCCCGTGCCGCGCTCCGCGATCTGGACCAGCTGAGCCGCAACTTTCAGTACATCCACACCGAGTGCGGCCTGATCCGTACCGCGCTGAACGGCTTCGCTTCGGAACTCGCCGGCCCGCAGAGGAAGCTCAAGAGCGCTTTGGATGAGGCGCAGCAGCTTGGCTTCACAGTGAAGCCGGACGGCTCGGTCCAGTACCCGGCCGCGGTCCCCTTCGCCCCTGAGACGGGCATCGCGACGCCTGACGCCCCCATCCGGTTCCTCCCCGGCAACGCAGAGAGCGGCGCCAACCCCAACAAGGGCAGAGCAGAGGACATCGCCGAGCGTATCGCCGCCGCGGTGCGCGACGCGGCCGAGGTGGACGGACGCTATCGGTCGGCCTTGACCAAACTCAAGGCGGCCCGAGGGCTGAAGGTCGACGACGCTGTCTGGGCCGACGCAGGGCAGGACCTCAAGGATGTGCGGAAGGCCGCAGGCGGCTACCTCAAAGAGGGCGATATCCCCAAGGGTAAGTCACCCGCTGACAACAAGAAGTGGTGGGAGAGCCTCACCCAGGAACAGCGCGACGAGTACACCGCGCTCTACCCGGCGAGTGTCGGACGGTTGGATGGTCTCCCCTCCACAGTGCGCGACGAGGCGAACCGCATCGTACTAGCTGAGACGCATGGCACCACGCAGCTGCAGTTGAAGAAATGGCTCGAGACGGAGCCCGAGAGGTACCAGCCCTACATCAGCCCTTACACGGGGTACCAGGTGAAGGGTGCGGTGGTTGAGACTGAGGAATGGAAGAAGTGGAACGAGAAGAAGGGCGAACTTGAGGGCCGCCTTAAGGGCATGGAGAACGTCCAGTCACGATTCAACACCTCCGAGGCGGGTGGGCGTCCGCCAGCGTATCTACTCGGCTTCGACAACAATAATCTGGGGCACGCCATTATTTCCATTGGAAACCCGGATACCGCAGACAACGTGGTTACATTCGTACCAGGTACAGGAGCTAAGCTGAGCTCCGTTGAGGACAACCTGAGTCGGGCTGAGGCGCTGCAGGCGGAAGCCGAAAGCATTGACTCCAGCCACAAGACGGCATCGATTCTATGGCAAGGCTACGATGCCCCGCAGGATATCGTCGGCGACGCGATGGATCCGAAGTTTGCAGACCGAGCGCGAGAGCCTCTGAGCAACTTCCTCACCGGGATCGAAACGGCCCATGACGGAAAGGTGAATTCGACGGTCCTGGGACACAGCTACGGAACGCTCGTCGCCGGGGAGACCATGCGTGATCACCCCGCCCTGCCAGTGGACAGAGCCATCCTTGTGGGCAGCCCCGGCGTAGGCGTGGACCACGCGAAGGACCTGAACATCCCGCCTGAGCGCGTGTGGGCAGCTACCGCCAAGAACGACCTCATCAATCTCGCTCCACCACAGGAGGGGGAACTGTCGATCCTGAACCCCATGGCGTACAAAAGGTTCTTTGACGACCACTCGATCCTCTACGGCTGTGACCCCACGACGGACGATTTCGGGGGTAAAACGTTCAAGGTGGCCGATGGCAAGGCTCCCGGCTCAGACGGTCCTATGCCCGCTCATTCTCAATATTGGGAGGGAGAATCTCTCACACACATGGCGAACATCGTGACCGGAGGAGAGTCGTGA
- a CDS encoding helix-turn-helix domain-containing protein, whose protein sequence is MVSTAAGAARAAADQLRAAMNKADCTPAQIAIEFRGQFGIRPRAAWRLAHGLTLQEVADRVNDLASTRPGVAVAADASLAARWEKWPSRTGRRPTPSVLVVLAEVFGCTAEELIDFKDRQAMPPGELQILRHGAPRRQAPQISAPPAYVAVPEPESDPVQAAAGESAVWAQWAESTNVGDIALEQLTADVRALGRDYLCRDPAIVFRDARQLRDRIFDLLRGHQPPKQSSELYVLAGYLCCLLAWMSSDLSPRLDYADTQGRTAWLCASLADHTELRAWTLSTRSKIAFWDGRFRDAIAFAREGAALRPSGTVGVLLACQEADAWSRLEAADEAHAALARAHEAQESLQGDDDVGGLLSCPNFRRVNYSTGVNLRTGRASEALQQATGALVGPSPHAYGTTAQMRITLACAHVVMGDSDGAAEALRPVLTLRPEQRLAPIAERMHEFAAAVARSPMAESSIASNLQSAVKSWHLESAPRRLALSPGTLTS, encoded by the coding sequence ATGGTCTCGACTGCGGCTGGTGCCGCCCGGGCTGCTGCTGACCAACTGCGGGCGGCGATGAACAAGGCGGACTGCACGCCGGCGCAGATCGCCATAGAATTTCGAGGGCAGTTCGGGATCCGGCCGCGGGCGGCATGGCGGCTCGCCCACGGTCTGACGCTGCAAGAAGTCGCGGACCGGGTGAACGACCTGGCCTCCACCCGCCCAGGTGTGGCTGTCGCAGCAGATGCCTCGTTGGCAGCGAGATGGGAAAAGTGGCCAAGTCGGACTGGTCGAAGGCCCACTCCGAGCGTCCTGGTGGTCTTGGCAGAAGTCTTCGGATGCACGGCCGAGGAACTGATCGACTTCAAAGACCGACAGGCAATGCCCCCTGGGGAACTACAGATCCTCCGGCATGGCGCACCTCGTCGCCAAGCTCCCCAGATCTCTGCGCCGCCGGCGTACGTGGCCGTTCCAGAGCCTGAATCGGACCCTGTGCAGGCGGCTGCTGGTGAGTCCGCAGTCTGGGCGCAGTGGGCTGAGTCCACGAACGTCGGGGACATCGCGCTGGAGCAGCTGACAGCGGACGTGCGTGCGCTGGGGAGGGACTACCTGTGCCGCGATCCCGCAATCGTCTTTCGTGATGCCCGCCAGCTGCGCGATCGCATCTTCGATCTGCTGAGGGGGCATCAGCCACCGAAGCAATCCAGCGAACTGTATGTGCTGGCCGGCTATCTGTGCTGTCTGCTGGCTTGGATGTCATCCGACCTGAGCCCCCGGCTCGATTACGCCGACACTCAGGGACGCACGGCATGGCTCTGTGCCTCCCTCGCCGACCACACCGAGCTCCGGGCCTGGACTCTTTCAACCCGATCCAAGATCGCGTTTTGGGACGGCCGCTTTCGAGACGCCATTGCATTCGCTCGTGAAGGCGCCGCACTTCGGCCATCGGGCACCGTCGGTGTCCTGCTGGCGTGCCAGGAGGCTGATGCCTGGTCCCGGCTGGAAGCCGCAGACGAAGCCCACGCTGCCCTGGCGCGGGCGCATGAGGCGCAGGAGTCACTACAGGGCGACGACGACGTGGGTGGCCTTCTGTCATGTCCGAACTTCCGACGAGTCAACTACTCGACGGGGGTGAACCTGCGAACCGGGCGGGCATCCGAGGCCCTCCAGCAGGCGACAGGCGCCCTGGTCGGCCCATCGCCGCACGCATACGGCACCACCGCGCAAATGCGCATCACCCTCGCCTGTGCCCACGTCGTGATGGGGGATTCCGACGGCGCCGCGGAGGCCCTGCGCCCGGTGCTCACGCTGAGGCCCGAGCAGCGTCTGGCACCCATTGCCGAGCGAATGCACGAGTTCGCTGCCGCCGTCGCCCGATCGCCGATGGCCGAGAGCTCGATCGCCTCCAACCTGCAATCGGCGGTGAAGAGCTGGCATCTGGAATCAGCGCCGCGCCGACTGGCACTCTCGCCAGGCACACTCACGAGCTGA
- a CDS encoding DUF6415 family natural product biosynthesis protein produces MNSEDCPIDSETISETIQRALRVGSGRPAPGILTELEEELRGHIALLLPEVRKQARHPGTGSIEEHRLKARLDAIERHTRQGLGQGALSAHVQVHQLARGCQYLLARHIAGAQR; encoded by the coding sequence GTGAACAGCGAAGATTGCCCGATCGACTCGGAGACGATCAGCGAGACGATCCAGCGTGCCCTGCGTGTCGGATCCGGTCGACCGGCCCCCGGCATACTGACCGAACTGGAAGAGGAGTTGCGGGGGCACATCGCCCTCCTCCTCCCCGAGGTTCGCAAGCAGGCCCGACATCCAGGGACCGGCAGTATCGAGGAGCATCGGCTGAAGGCCCGGCTCGATGCGATCGAACGGCATACCCGCCAGGGCCTCGGGCAAGGCGCGCTCTCCGCCCACGTCCAGGTGCACCAGCTCGCTCGGGGCTGCCAGTACCTGCTGGCTCGGCACATCGCGGGGGCCCAGCGATGA